A region from the Variovorax sp. V93 genome encodes:
- a CDS encoding ABC transporter ATP-binding protein encodes MNGIELRNVTKRYGTDRNGPLAVKGISFEVPAGTLTTILGPSGCGKTTTLRMIAGLESATSGSIFMGGRDVTTLGPAERNVSMMFQSYALFPHMNVIENVGYGLRMSGVKKDEAASRARGALKGVGLVGFDERLPSELSGGQQQRVALARALVLEPAVLLFDEPLSNLDARLRREMREEIRALQQRLRLTVAYVTHDQSEALAVSDQIIVMDHGVIAQRGTPEQLYARPESEFVAGFMGEAMVFPAVAQADGSVALGPLRLQPRHAVAPGAVKVAVRPEAWQIGLDGTREGLPATLRKAAYLGSFYEYGFDTPLGPVFVVSTDLSTPLAAGAEATLSLAAHGVSVVPAA; translated from the coding sequence ATGAACGGCATCGAATTGCGCAACGTCACCAAGCGCTACGGCACCGACAGGAACGGGCCGCTGGCGGTCAAGGGCATCAGCTTCGAGGTGCCTGCGGGCACGCTCACCACCATCCTCGGGCCCTCGGGCTGCGGCAAGACGACCACGCTGCGCATGATCGCGGGGCTCGAATCGGCCACCTCGGGCTCGATCTTCATGGGCGGGCGCGACGTCACCACGTTGGGCCCGGCCGAGCGCAACGTGAGCATGATGTTCCAGAGCTACGCGCTGTTCCCGCACATGAACGTGATCGAGAACGTGGGCTACGGCCTGCGCATGAGCGGCGTGAAGAAGGACGAGGCCGCCTCGCGGGCACGCGGCGCGCTCAAGGGCGTGGGGCTGGTCGGCTTCGACGAGCGGCTGCCCAGCGAACTCTCGGGCGGCCAGCAGCAGCGCGTTGCCTTGGCGCGTGCACTGGTGCTGGAGCCCGCGGTGCTGCTGTTCGACGAGCCGCTGTCCAACCTCGACGCCCGGCTGCGGCGCGAAATGCGCGAGGAGATCCGCGCGCTGCAGCAGCGCCTGAGGCTCACGGTGGCCTACGTCACGCACGACCAGAGCGAGGCCCTGGCCGTGAGCGACCAGATCATCGTGATGGACCACGGCGTGATCGCCCAGCGCGGCACGCCGGAGCAGCTCTATGCGCGGCCCGAGAGCGAATTCGTCGCCGGCTTCATGGGCGAGGCGATGGTGTTCCCGGCGGTGGCGCAAGCCGACGGCAGCGTCGCGCTCGGCCCGCTGCGGCTGCAGCCGCGCCATGCGGTGGCGCCCGGCGCGGTGAAGGTGGCGGTGCGGCCCGAGGCCTGGCAAATCGGGTTGGACGGCACCCGCGAGGGCCTGCCGGCCACGTTGCGCAAGGCGGCCTACCTCGGGAGCTTCTACGAATACGGCTTCGACACGCCGCTGGGGCCGGTGTTCGTGGTGTCGACCGATCTGTCGACGCCCCTTGCCGCGGGCGCCGAGGCCACGCTGTCGCTGGCGGCGCATGGTGTGAGCGTGGTGCCCGCCGCATGA